A portion of the Actomonas aquatica genome contains these proteins:
- the lepB gene encoding signal peptidase I, which produces MFGPFASQERKMRSHATNWLELAEKVEDYRSDVLPAADLTELQHAQQKLKKQLRDKADASELKLSIEHLEEVLRKTGGSFYPKKSLVEYVEFFLVAAIVILGIRAYFVQPFKIPTNSMWPSYNGMTADIFRSSEEEPGTAMQGVRFISQLAKPVRVDAPASGTVKIILPHREVQGRKWFVIPAKLREVELRVGNTPVRFTVPADFNIDQLLSDVFFPDLDGWPSRSDPRVHQVAGRGYVIDTDVRAKTGDRILAFDILTGDQLFVDRISYHFVKPSVGDGFVFRTKSLTRLHARMPPGTPKDQYYIKRLVGVPGDELEIKEPVLYRNGEPIEGAEAFGKNARREDNFPGYRNEEDMERGDIIRVPEDHYFALGDNSASSLDGRYWGAIPAEDVVGRPLFIYYPFTSHWGIAP; this is translated from the coding sequence GTGTTTGGTCCTTTCGCCTCCCAAGAACGCAAGATGCGATCCCATGCCACCAACTGGCTGGAGCTCGCGGAAAAGGTGGAGGACTACCGCAGTGACGTCCTGCCGGCCGCTGATCTGACCGAGCTGCAACACGCGCAGCAGAAGCTGAAAAAGCAGCTCCGCGACAAAGCCGACGCCAGCGAACTCAAGCTCTCGATCGAGCATCTCGAGGAAGTTCTGCGCAAAACCGGCGGCTCGTTTTACCCCAAAAAGTCGCTGGTCGAATACGTCGAATTCTTCCTCGTGGCCGCGATCGTGATCCTCGGCATCCGCGCGTATTTTGTGCAGCCGTTCAAGATCCCGACCAACTCGATGTGGCCGAGCTACAACGGCATGACGGCCGATATTTTCCGGTCGTCCGAGGAAGAGCCGGGCACCGCCATGCAGGGCGTGCGTTTTATATCGCAGCTCGCTAAACCCGTTCGCGTGGATGCACCGGCGAGTGGCACGGTAAAAATCATCCTGCCACACCGCGAAGTGCAGGGCCGCAAGTGGTTCGTGATTCCGGCCAAATTGCGTGAGGTCGAATTGCGGGTAGGGAACACGCCGGTCCGATTTACGGTGCCGGCCGACTTCAATATCGACCAGCTGCTCAGCGACGTCTTTTTCCCGGATTTGGATGGCTGGCCGTCGCGGAGCGATCCGCGGGTGCATCAGGTCGCCGGACGAGGTTACGTGATCGATACCGATGTGCGGGCCAAAACAGGCGATCGTATCCTGGCCTTCGATATCCTCACCGGTGACCAGCTCTTCGTGGATCGCATCAGTTATCACTTCGTGAAACCGAGTGTCGGCGATGGTTTTGTTTTCCGCACCAAGTCACTCACGCGGCTGCATGCGAGAATGCCGCCCGGAACCCCCAAAGACCAATACTACATCAAGCGGCTGGTGGGCGTGCCGGGTGACGAGTTGGAGATCAAAGAGCCCGTGCTGTATCGCAACGGCGAGCCAATTGAAGGGGCTGAAGCCTTTGGCAAAAATGCCCGTCGGGAAGACAACTTCCCGGGTTATCGGAATGAGGAGGACATGGAACGCGGTGATATCATCCGGGTGCCGGAGGATCATTATTTTGCGCTCGGCGATAATTCCGCGAGCAGCCTGGACGGCCGTTACTGGGGCGCGATTCCCGCCGAGGACGTCGTCGGTCGTCCGTTGTTCATCTATTATCCATTCACGAGCCACTGGGGCATCGCGCCCTAA
- the fabD gene encoding ACP S-malonyltransferase, with protein MATALLFAGQGAQKVGMGKSLHEASETVRALYAEANDVLGWDLAKLSFEGPDEELTQTKVCQPALYVHGMALHTLLQEQGKLGDVTMALGLSLGELTAYCAAGVYDFATGLRIVAERGRLMQEACEATSGSMAAIIGESREAVAELCAANDVEAANFNAPGQIIISGEKTKIAAAVEAGKAAGMKRVMPLNVAGAYHSRLMEPARERFAAFLADIPFAAPKLTVFTNTTGAAISDPAAIKTALEKQVVSSVLWEDCVRAAVAAGADPLWELGPGKVLAGLARRTERSWTVRSFDEAADLEG; from the coding sequence ATGGCTACAGCACTTCTTTTTGCCGGACAAGGTGCCCAAAAGGTGGGCATGGGAAAGTCGCTCCACGAGGCGTCCGAAACCGTGCGTGCCCTCTACGCCGAGGCCAACGACGTGCTCGGTTGGGATCTCGCCAAACTCTCTTTCGAGGGCCCCGACGAGGAGCTCACCCAGACCAAGGTCTGCCAACCCGCGCTCTACGTGCACGGCATGGCCCTGCACACGCTGCTGCAGGAGCAGGGTAAACTGGGCGACGTGACCATGGCCCTCGGCCTGAGCCTGGGCGAACTCACCGCCTATTGCGCCGCCGGCGTTTACGACTTCGCAACCGGACTGCGCATCGTGGCCGAGCGTGGTCGTCTCATGCAGGAGGCCTGCGAAGCGACCAGCGGTTCCATGGCTGCCATCATCGGCGAAAGCCGCGAGGCGGTCGCTGAACTTTGCGCCGCCAACGACGTTGAAGCCGCCAACTTCAACGCTCCCGGCCAGATCATCATTTCCGGCGAAAAGACCAAGATCGCCGCCGCCGTCGAGGCCGGCAAAGCCGCCGGTATGAAGCGCGTCATGCCGCTCAACGTCGCCGGCGCCTACCACAGCCGCCTGATGGAGCCGGCCCGCGAACGTTTCGCCGCGTTCCTCGCCGACATCCCGTTCGCCGCGCCGAAACTCACCGTTTTCACCAACACCACCGGCGCCGCCATCAGTGACCCCGCCGCCATCAAGACCGCCCTCGAAAAGCAGGTCGTGTCGTCCGTCCTCTGGGAAGACTGCGTGCGCGCCGCCGTCGCCGCGGGCGCCGATCCGCTCTGGGAACTCGGTCCGGGCAAGGTGCTGGCCGGTCTCGCTCGCCGCACCGAGCGCAGCTGGACCGTCCGCAGCTTCGACGAAGCCGCTGACCTCGAGGGCTGA
- a CDS encoding RNA polymerase sigma factor, which produces MSVNKAQEVALDHALVLRFKNGDQSAFEEMVSRYWDRIYAMVHQLLRNPQDAEEVTQDAFIRAHRGLVNFRGDSAFSTWLYQIATNLARNRYWYWWRRKRDKTISFDQPVGDDNSTPLSEIFVTEAETPEDATVTQELVDNIATGMEKLSPKHREILILRNVKNLTYEEIAEILDISIGTVKSRIARARESLRSKLGEDFQ; this is translated from the coding sequence ATGTCTGTCAACAAAGCCCAAGAAGTTGCCCTCGATCACGCGCTCGTGCTCCGTTTTAAGAACGGGGACCAGTCCGCGTTCGAGGAGATGGTGAGCCGTTACTGGGATCGGATCTACGCGATGGTGCATCAGCTCTTGCGCAATCCGCAAGATGCCGAGGAAGTCACGCAGGATGCGTTCATCCGCGCCCATCGCGGTTTGGTCAATTTCCGCGGTGACTCCGCCTTCTCCACTTGGCTCTACCAGATCGCGACCAACTTGGCGCGCAACCGCTACTGGTATTGGTGGCGTCGCAAACGCGACAAGACCATCTCCTTCGACCAACCGGTGGGGGACGACAACAGCACTCCGTTGTCCGAGATTTTCGTAACCGAGGCCGAGACCCCCGAAGACGCCACGGTTACCCAGGAGCTGGTCGACAACATTGCCACTGGCATGGAAAAGCTGAGCCCGAAACACCGGGAGATACTCATTCTACGCAACGTAAAGAACCTGACCTACGAAGAGATCGCCGAGATTCTCGATATCTCCATCGGCACGGTCAAAAGCCGCATCGCGCGCGCTCGAGAGAGCCTGCGCAGCAAACTCGGGGAGGATTTTCAATGA
- the dapB gene encoding 4-hydroxy-tetrahydrodipicolinate reductase, protein MNAPRVVIVGAAGRMGQALQTAAQTLSLPVAATLDAGDDLAAGIAQGDVVVDFSFHAATAEVVRLAVAQKKGLVIGTTGHSAEAKAELTAAAAAVPTVWAGNYSVGVNLLYALTRRAASVLGADYDAEVVEMHHRFKKDAPSGTAARLLEIILEERKLTADALRHGREGITGERTDSEVGIHSLRGGDVVGEHTAMFAALGERLELTHKATDRGIFARGALRAAQWVVDQQPGVYDMQHVLGLQ, encoded by the coding sequence GTGAACGCTCCTCGTGTCGTTATCGTCGGAGCGGCGGGTCGCATGGGCCAAGCCCTGCAGACCGCTGCCCAGACTCTCTCCCTGCCCGTCGCCGCCACTTTGGATGCCGGTGACGATCTCGCCGCCGGCATCGCCCAGGGCGACGTCGTGGTCGACTTCAGTTTCCACGCCGCCACCGCCGAAGTCGTGCGCCTCGCCGTCGCCCAAAAGAAGGGTCTCGTCATTGGCACCACCGGCCACAGCGCCGAAGCCAAAGCCGAACTCACCGCCGCGGCCGCCGCCGTGCCCACCGTCTGGGCCGGCAACTACTCCGTCGGCGTGAACCTGCTCTACGCCCTCACCCGTCGCGCCGCCTCTGTCCTGGGCGCCGACTACGACGCCGAGGTCGTCGAGATGCACCATCGCTTCAAAAAAGATGCCCCCAGCGGCACCGCCGCGCGTCTGCTCGAGATCATTCTCGAGGAGCGCAAACTCACCGCCGACGCCCTCCGCCATGGTCGTGAAGGCATCACCGGTGAACGCACCGACTCCGAGGTGGGCATCCACTCCCTGCGCGGCGGTGATGTGGTGGGCGAACACACGGCGATGTTTGCCGCCTTGGGCGAACGCCTGGAGCTCACCCACAAGGCCACCGATCGCGGCATCTTTGCCCGCGGCGCCCTGCGCGCGGCCCAGTGGGTCGTCGACCAGCAACCCGGCGTTTACGACATGCAGCACGTGCTCGGCCTGCAGTAA
- the dapA gene encoding 4-hydroxy-tetrahydrodipicolinate synthase — protein sequence MKKPRLTGTITALVTPFSQGHVAHDDLRKLVKSQLRAGISGLVPVGTTGESPTLSHEEHLEVVQLVTETVAGRVPVIAGTGSNSTSEAVALTKAAHDVGVDAMLVVAPYYNKPSQPGLVEHFSRIAEATDRPIVLYSIPGRCGIEIGVKTVETLRAKYPNVCYIKEAGGSVDRVDQLKAALGRDLTVLSGDDSLTLPFMSVGAEGVISVASNYQPRLVVKMVAHAAANDFAKATKLHRKLYPLFKALFVEPNPVPVKEAMKRAGMISSAEVRLPLCPLSADGDKVLSAALASL from the coding sequence ATGAAGAAACCCAGATTGACCGGCACAATTACCGCATTGGTGACCCCGTTTTCCCAGGGCCACGTCGCCCACGACGACCTGCGGAAACTGGTCAAATCGCAGCTGCGAGCAGGCATCAGTGGACTCGTTCCAGTCGGCACCACCGGCGAATCGCCAACGCTCTCCCACGAGGAGCACTTGGAGGTGGTCCAACTCGTCACCGAAACCGTGGCGGGCAGGGTGCCGGTCATCGCCGGGACGGGCTCCAACTCGACCTCTGAGGCGGTCGCACTCACAAAGGCCGCTCATGATGTGGGCGTGGACGCCATGCTCGTGGTGGCTCCCTACTACAACAAGCCGAGCCAGCCGGGTCTGGTGGAACACTTTTCTCGCATCGCCGAAGCCACCGACCGCCCGATCGTGCTCTACTCGATCCCGGGTCGCTGCGGCATCGAGATTGGTGTCAAGACGGTCGAAACCCTGCGCGCCAAGTATCCGAATGTGTGTTACATCAAGGAAGCCGGCGGTTCGGTCGATCGCGTCGATCAGCTCAAGGCCGCCCTCGGCCGCGACCTCACTGTGTTGAGCGGTGATGATTCCCTCACCCTGCCCTTCATGTCCGTCGGAGCCGAGGGCGTGATCAGCGTCGCGTCCAACTATCAGCCGCGCCTGGTGGTGAAGATGGTCGCACACGCCGCCGCCAACGATTTTGCCAAAGCAACGAAGCTGCACCGCAAGCTGTATCCGCTGTTCAAGGCGCTCTTCGTCGAACCCAACCCGGTGCCGGTGAAGGAAGCGATGAAGCGGGCGGGCATGATCTCCTCCGCCGAGGTGCGTCTGCCGCTCTGCCCGCTATCCGCTGATGGCGACAAGGTGCTCTCCGCCGCCCTCGCCTCTCTCTGA
- a CDS encoding bile acid:sodium symporter family protein, whose protein sequence is MTFPKCCLWAGSAGLVLVCVGLALGQPRLWMPAAAVVAVALAIGLGAVPTLATYRYTAWIIAAVVVAMLYPGAFQRWGGLDLRHKWLVLAVVQAVMFGMGTQMSLRDFAGVLKMPWGVVVAVGCQFLIMPLTGWALTRVFAMPPEIAAGVILIGACSSGLASNVMCYLAGANLALSVTATAVATMLAPVMTPLWMKLLAGELVEVSFAKMMTEIVKIVVVPIGAALLHDFLKRASRPAQVRVARAQVLGGVLAVFLFLTRAQSWRTGLADGAQLAVELLGFLGGAVAFGASYHALTRLSPRVEQLMPRLSMIGIVYFTLVTTAAGRDALLAVGATLVLVAILHNGAGYLLGYGLSRVAGLDVQSARTVAIEVGLQNGGMASGLAGAMGKLATVGLASAVFSPWMNISGSLLANVWRRRPPSGSGS, encoded by the coding sequence ATGACGTTCCCCAAATGCTGTTTGTGGGCCGGTTCCGCCGGTCTGGTGCTGGTGTGTGTCGGCCTCGCGCTGGGGCAACCTAGACTGTGGATGCCGGCGGCGGCGGTGGTGGCCGTTGCCTTGGCGATTGGGCTCGGCGCGGTGCCGACGTTGGCGACCTATCGATACACGGCGTGGATCATCGCCGCGGTGGTGGTGGCGATGCTGTATCCGGGCGCGTTTCAGCGCTGGGGCGGGCTGGATTTGCGGCACAAATGGCTGGTGCTGGCCGTGGTGCAGGCGGTGATGTTTGGCATGGGCACGCAGATGAGCCTGCGGGATTTCGCCGGCGTGCTGAAGATGCCGTGGGGCGTGGTCGTCGCGGTCGGGTGCCAGTTTCTGATCATGCCGCTGACGGGATGGGCGCTGACGCGCGTCTTCGCCATGCCGCCGGAAATCGCTGCCGGTGTAATCCTGATCGGGGCCTGTTCCAGCGGCCTGGCGTCGAACGTGATGTGTTATCTCGCGGGCGCGAATCTGGCGCTGTCGGTCACGGCCACGGCGGTGGCGACGATGCTGGCCCCGGTGATGACGCCGTTGTGGATGAAGCTGTTAGCCGGGGAGTTGGTGGAGGTGAGTTTTGCGAAAATGATGACCGAGATCGTGAAGATTGTCGTGGTGCCGATCGGGGCGGCGCTGTTGCACGATTTCCTCAAGCGAGCGTCACGGCCGGCGCAGGTGCGGGTCGCGCGGGCGCAGGTCCTGGGCGGGGTGTTGGCGGTGTTTCTTTTCCTGACGCGGGCGCAATCCTGGCGGACGGGGCTGGCGGACGGCGCGCAATTGGCGGTGGAGCTCCTCGGATTTCTTGGTGGAGCAGTGGCGTTTGGCGCCAGTTATCACGCGCTGACACGCCTGTCGCCGCGGGTGGAGCAGCTGATGCCGCGCTTATCGATGATCGGCATCGTGTATTTTACGCTCGTGACCACCGCGGCCGGGCGGGATGCGCTGTTGGCGGTCGGGGCCACGCTGGTGCTGGTGGCGATCCTGCACAATGGGGCCGGATATCTGCTGGGGTATGGACTGAGCCGGGTGGCGGGACTGGATGTGCAATCGGCGCGCACGGTGGCGATCGAAGTCGGGCTGCAGAACGGCGGCATGGCGTCGGGCTTGGCTGGGGCGATGGGCAAGCTGGCCACGGTCGGGTTGGCGTCGGCGGTATTCAGCCCGTGGATGAATATCTCCGGATCGCTGCTGGCCAACGTGTGGCGCCGCCGACCGCCGTCAGGGTCGGGCAGCTAA
- the ruvA gene encoding Holliday junction branch migration protein RuvA has translation MITYLTGTLTEATPLRAVVELNGIGYEVHVPVTTAERLPQTGNSVKLHTHVVYREDSQTLYGFATTEDRDFFCMLIEHVSGVGPKVALSIMSRLSLPLLESAIREGDVTTLSKCPGIGKKTAERLVVELRNRLGAASSAPSPVAGDGKAGGPDGAPGSGAVTDAIAALTVLGYKTADADKAVRRALVALGGAPSTEALIKKALGR, from the coding sequence ATGATCACTTACCTCACCGGCACTCTCACTGAAGCGACGCCGCTCCGCGCGGTGGTGGAACTCAACGGCATCGGCTACGAAGTCCACGTGCCCGTGACGACCGCCGAGCGCCTGCCGCAGACCGGCAACTCCGTGAAGCTGCACACCCACGTGGTGTATCGGGAGGACTCCCAAACCCTCTACGGTTTTGCTACGACGGAGGACCGGGACTTTTTCTGCATGCTCATCGAACACGTGAGTGGCGTTGGCCCCAAGGTTGCCCTGAGCATCATGAGCCGGCTCTCGCTGCCGCTGTTGGAGAGCGCCATTCGCGAGGGTGACGTGACTACCCTCTCGAAGTGCCCCGGCATCGGCAAAAAGACCGCCGAGCGCCTCGTGGTCGAGCTGCGCAACCGTCTCGGCGCAGCCAGTTCCGCCCCGTCGCCGGTAGCTGGCGACGGCAAAGCCGGTGGCCCCGACGGCGCGCCTGGCAGCGGCGCCGTGACCGACGCGATCGCGGCTCTTACCGTGCTCGGCTACAAAACGGCCGACGCCGACAAAGCCGTGCGTCGCGCACTGGTCGCACTCGGGGGCGCGCCCTCGACTGAAGCGCTCATCAAAAAGGCGCTCGGTCGCTAA
- a CDS encoding type IV pilus twitching motility protein PilT yields the protein MTPHTEIFNDLLKLAVDSGVSDVVIKSNKPGYVRIAGKLKSVDMDPITGEEVKAFVEEHVPRVFRQAWEDNNQVDFAYAAEDVGRFRVNAFHQRGTPSIVFRHIKSRVPEFEELSLNGEPLLNLAKAKDGILLICGATGSGKSSTMAAMLNWINRHLDRHIVTIEDPIEYTFIDDKSVFQQREIGTDVPSFDLAIKAVLRQNPDIILIGEMRDRETFETAISAAETGHLVFSTMHAATVAQSLTRLFEFFPPEQLAQARRQIAGSLRGFICQKLIPTIEGEGRVPANEILAADATVKNLILEGKNDKIQGLLDAGTDSQSYSFNRDIMRLIKEGKISKADGIRYSPNPQALDMNLKGIFFN from the coding sequence ATGACACCCCATACCGAGATCTTCAACGACCTGCTCAAACTTGCGGTGGACAGCGGCGTCAGCGACGTCGTGATTAAGTCCAATAAACCGGGTTACGTCCGGATCGCCGGAAAACTCAAGTCCGTCGACATGGATCCCATCACCGGCGAGGAGGTAAAGGCCTTCGTCGAAGAGCATGTGCCGCGCGTATTTCGGCAGGCTTGGGAGGACAACAACCAGGTCGACTTCGCTTACGCGGCGGAGGACGTGGGTCGTTTCCGCGTGAACGCCTTCCACCAGCGCGGCACGCCGAGCATCGTTTTTCGTCACATCAAGAGCCGCGTGCCGGAGTTTGAGGAACTGAGCCTCAACGGCGAACCACTGCTGAACCTCGCCAAAGCCAAGGACGGCATCCTGCTCATTTGCGGCGCCACCGGTTCCGGTAAGAGCTCCACCATGGCGGCCATGCTCAACTGGATTAATCGCCACCTCGATCGCCACATCGTCACGATCGAAGACCCGATCGAATACACCTTCATCGACGACAAATCAGTGTTCCAGCAACGCGAGATCGGCACCGATGTGCCCAGCTTCGATTTGGCGATCAAAGCCGTCCTGCGTCAGAATCCCGACATCATCCTCATCGGTGAGATGCGCGACCGGGAGACCTTCGAGACGGCCATCTCCGCCGCCGAAACCGGTCACTTGGTGTTCTCTACGATGCACGCGGCTACGGTCGCTCAATCGCTCACGCGCCTCTTCGAGTTTTTCCCGCCCGAGCAGCTCGCCCAAGCCCGCCGCCAGATCGCTGGCTCCTTGCGCGGCTTCATCTGCCAGAAACTGATCCCGACCATCGAGGGCGAAGGCCGCGTGCCGGCCAACGAGATCCTCGCCGCCGACGCCACGGTCAAAAACCTCATCCTCGAGGGGAAGAACGACAAGATTCAGGGCCTGCTCGACGCCGGCACCGACTCGCAAAGCTACTCCTTCAACCGCGACATCATGCGCCTCATCAAAGAGGGCAAGATCAGCAAGGCCGACGGAATCCGTTATTCGCCCAATCCGCAGGCACTCGATATGAACCTCAAGGGCATCTTCTTCAACTAA
- the lepA gene encoding translation elongation factor 4 gives MDVSLTRNFCIIAHVDHGKTTLSDRLLEHTRTVEQRVLTAQHLDAMDLERERGITIKSHPVTMNYPAKDGHVYKLNLMDTPGHVDFSYEVSRSLAACEGALLLIDAAQGVEAQTVANAHLAFSQNLKVIPVINKIDLPSANLELCTQQLEDILMIPAEEAILASGKSGIGIDDILEAVVKQIPPPRWHDHPHTRALVFDSLYDSYRGVIAYARVFSGSLKPGEHLQLMSTGLKSEIKEVGVFTPKMTKKPSLDAGDVGYIVSTIKDTAEINTGDTITTSIRPATEMLPGYQEVRPMVFCGIYPLESNDYEKLKAALGRLRLNDAAFVYQSESSLALGFGFRCGFLGLLHMEIIQERIRREHDVDIISTYPSVVYHVYPAGKDMIEVDNPVMLPDPSSIDEIHEPTIKASIHIPNTSMGDIMSLVMEKRGTIDHTDTLDASRIMLTCTLPLNEILVDFNDRLKSITRGYGSMDYELGDYRESDLVKMDILINGDPVDAFSTIVHREKAQGKGRELCEKLADIIPPQMFKVAIQAAIGGNVVARENVRVMRKDVTAKCYGGDITRKRKLLEKQKEGKRKMKLIGKVSIPPDAFIQVLKN, from the coding sequence ATGGACGTTTCTCTCACTCGCAATTTTTGCATCATCGCCCACGTCGACCACGGCAAGACCACCTTGTCGGATCGTTTGCTCGAGCACACCCGCACCGTCGAACAGCGCGTGCTCACCGCGCAGCATCTCGACGCCATGGATCTCGAGCGGGAGCGCGGCATCACCATCAAGAGTCACCCTGTGACGATGAACTATCCGGCCAAGGATGGGCACGTCTACAAACTCAACCTGATGGATACGCCCGGCCACGTGGACTTCTCCTACGAGGTCTCGCGCAGTCTGGCGGCCTGTGAAGGGGCGCTGCTCCTGATCGATGCCGCCCAGGGCGTCGAAGCCCAGACCGTGGCCAACGCCCACCTGGCGTTTTCGCAGAACCTCAAGGTGATCCCGGTCATCAACAAGATCGACCTGCCGAGCGCCAACCTCGAACTCTGCACCCAACAGCTCGAGGACATCCTCATGATCCCGGCCGAGGAGGCCATCCTCGCCAGCGGCAAGTCCGGCATCGGCATCGACGACATCCTCGAGGCCGTGGTGAAGCAGATCCCGCCGCCGCGCTGGCACGACCACCCGCACACCCGCGCCCTAGTCTTCGATTCACTCTACGATTCCTACCGCGGTGTGATCGCCTACGCCCGCGTGTTCTCCGGCAGCCTCAAGCCCGGTGAGCACCTGCAGCTCATGAGCACCGGCCTGAAGAGCGAAATCAAAGAGGTCGGCGTCTTCACCCCGAAGATGACCAAGAAGCCGTCCCTCGATGCCGGCGACGTGGGTTACATCGTTTCGACCATCAAGGACACCGCCGAGATCAACACCGGCGACACCATCACGACGTCCATCCGACCCGCCACCGAGATGCTGCCGGGTTATCAGGAGGTGCGCCCCATGGTGTTCTGCGGCATCTATCCGCTCGAATCCAATGACTACGAGAAGCTCAAGGCCGCGCTCGGTCGTCTGCGTCTCAACGACGCTGCCTTCGTTTACCAGTCGGAGAGCTCGCTCGCCCTCGGTTTCGGTTTCCGCTGCGGCTTCCTCGGCCTCCTGCACATGGAGATCATCCAGGAGCGCATTCGCCGCGAGCACGACGTCGACATCATCTCCACCTATCCGAGCGTGGTTTACCACGTGTATCCAGCCGGCAAGGACATGATCGAGGTCGACAATCCCGTCATGCTGCCGGATCCGAGCTCGATCGACGAGATCCACGAGCCGACCATCAAGGCCTCGATTCACATCCCCAACACCTCCATGGGCGACATCATGTCCCTGGTGATGGAGAAGCGCGGCACGATCGATCACACCGACACGCTCGACGCCTCGCGCATCATGCTCACCTGCACGCTGCCGCTGAACGAGATCCTCGTCGATTTTAACGACCGCCTGAAGAGCATCACCCGCGGTTACGGCTCGATGGATTACGAGCTCGGTGACTACCGCGAGAGCGACCTGGTGAAGATGGACATCCTCATCAACGGCGACCCGGTCGACGCCTTCTCCACCATCGTGCACCGCGAAAAAGCGCAGGGGAAGGGCAGGGAGCTTTGCGAAAAACTAGCCGACATCATCCCGCCGCAGATGTTTAAGGTCGCCATCCAGGCCGCCATCGGCGGCAACGTCGTCGCCCGCGAAAATGTCCGCGTCATGCGCAAGGATGTGACCGCGAAGTGTTATGGCGGTGACATCACCCGAAAGCGCAAACTGCTCGAGAAGCAGAAGGAAGGTAAGCGCAAGATGAAGCTCATCGGCAAAGTCTCGATCCCGCCCGACGCCTTCATCCAGGTCCTCAAAAACTGA
- a CDS encoding sirohydrochlorin chelatase → MADFDPSICFLFDNGSLRAASTLGLRQVALRLQERVAIAVKPVSLLHSSGVDADALNCRPAELLEPAVARFAEAGGREAMVLPLFFGPSAALVDYVPERLAALRERFPLLEVRQAGCLVQREDDSARLVAEALAAQVRAVESSAEPTARHVILVDHGSPRSAVTEVRNAIALELACALHGRVASVTAASMERRSGPAYAFNEPLLETALSELARNPAVSEIVIALQFLQPGRHAGPGGDIREICAEALQQAGRPDLRVKFTPLLGDSEAVLNLLERRWLQCLAAAD, encoded by the coding sequence GTGGCAGACTTCGACCCCTCAATCTGTTTTCTGTTCGATAATGGCTCGCTGCGTGCGGCCTCGACGCTGGGATTGCGGCAAGTCGCGCTGCGTTTGCAGGAACGCGTGGCCATCGCGGTGAAGCCGGTGTCGCTGCTGCACTCGAGCGGCGTCGATGCGGACGCACTGAACTGTCGTCCGGCGGAACTCTTGGAGCCTGCGGTCGCTCGGTTCGCTGAAGCGGGTGGACGCGAAGCGATGGTGTTGCCGTTGTTCTTCGGCCCGAGCGCGGCGCTGGTCGACTATGTGCCGGAGCGACTGGCTGCGTTGCGGGAACGGTTCCCGTTGTTGGAGGTGCGGCAGGCCGGATGTTTGGTGCAGCGTGAGGATGACTCGGCGCGTCTCGTCGCCGAAGCTTTGGCGGCGCAAGTCCGGGCGGTGGAGTCGTCCGCCGAACCGACGGCGCGACACGTGATCCTGGTGGACCATGGCAGCCCGCGTTCGGCGGTGACCGAAGTGCGCAACGCCATCGCGCTCGAGCTGGCTTGTGCGTTACATGGCCGTGTGGCGAGTGTGACGGCGGCATCGATGGAGCGGCGCTCCGGACCCGCCTATGCCTTTAACGAACCGCTGCTGGAGACGGCGCTGAGTGAGCTTGCCCGGAATCCGGCCGTCTCCGAAATCGTGATCGCGCTCCAATTTCTGCAGCCGGGGCGTCATGCCGGACCGGGTGGAGACATTCGGGAGATCTGCGCAGAAGCTTTGCAGCAGGCCGGGCGTCCGGATCTGCGGGTAAAGTTTACGCCGTTGCTGGGCGATAGTGAGGCCGTGTTGAACCTGTTGGAGCGACGATGGCTTCAATGTCTCGCCGCCGCGGACTGA
- a CDS encoding response regulator, with protein sequence MKRLIIIEDQTAIREMLVEILRTEPGYDLVGESGDGHNALALCAEKKPDLLVLDAKLPGLNGVDLLRRVVKQLPAIRVLVFSGYENPVLVREMLEAGAHGFVEKTAGLVEFKKGLETVANGGTYFGPAVASLLRNVVANPAASSTADFLTDREREILQLVAESHSTKEIALKLGISVKTVDNHRTNLMRKLNLHDVASLTRYAVEIGLIESKTTL encoded by the coding sequence ATGAAACGCCTGATCATCATTGAAGACCAAACTGCGATCCGCGAGATGCTGGTCGAGATTCTCCGCACCGAACCAGGCTACGACTTGGTTGGGGAAAGTGGAGACGGTCACAATGCCTTGGCCCTGTGTGCGGAGAAAAAACCCGATTTGCTGGTGCTTGACGCCAAGCTCCCCGGCCTGAACGGAGTGGATTTGCTCCGCCGGGTGGTTAAGCAGCTCCCCGCCATCCGCGTGCTGGTGTTCTCGGGTTACGAAAATCCGGTGCTCGTGCGTGAGATGCTCGAAGCGGGTGCCCACGGCTTCGTCGAAAAGACGGCTGGCTTGGTGGAGTTTAAGAAGGGCCTCGAGACCGTCGCCAACGGCGGCACCTATTTCGGCCCGGCCGTCGCTTCCCTCCTGCGCAACGTCGTCGCCAATCCCGCCGCCAGCTCGACCGCCGACTTTCTGACCGACCGCGAACGCGAGATCCTCCAGCTCGTCGCCGAGAGCCACAGCACCAAGGAGATCGCGCTCAAGCTCGGTATTAGCGTGAAGACGGTGGACAACCATCGCACCAACCTGATGCGTAAGTTGAACCTCCACGACGTCGCCAGCCTCACGCGCTACGCGGTGGAAATCGGACTCATCGAGTCCAAGACGACGCTCTGA